GCAAGACGTGCGACCGTGTGTTCCCGTCGTTCCAGGCTCTGGGCGGGCACCGGGCCAGCCACAAGAAGCCGCGGCTGGACGACGGCGGCGACCTCAAGCCTAAGCTGCACGGATGCTCCGTCTGCGGGCTGGAGTTCGCCATCGGCCAGGCGCTCGGTGGCCACATGCGGCGTCACCGTGCCATGGCcgtgggcggaggcggaggcggtggcgTCATGGCCATGACGCCACCGACAGCAGTGATCAAGAAGCACAGCGAAAGCGGCGACGACGCTGTTGTCGGCATGAAGCGCGGGCTGTGGTTCGACTTGAACCATCCACCTTGCGACGAGTACGGAGCCGGCAGTGAGAGCGACGACGAGTGCGGCCACGACGCAGCTGCTGCTGGGTACACTTTCCACCAGTTCCTGGATACCGGCACCATGGCGGTTGGCTGCGTCTAGCAACACGATCTCTCCCACTCCGTTGCCGGGTTTTTGCCGGATAGTACAATATTTTCCTGTGTGTACTTTGGCAGTAACTTCTCTTTTTTTTTTTaccccttttcttttcctttttcatgCATGGATAAATCCATACTTTGTAGCAGTAGATGAGTGCCCAGTGAAAGGCGTCCCACGGCACATAAATCATTTCTTTGAGATGATTAATTTTGTGCCTAATTTGGTGGCTTTGGAGGCTCACCAGAGCTATTTCCCTCAGGTTTTCCGGTTATTATTTGTCCGGTTATTATTGAGAAAGAAACCTTTGGTCAAGTGGCTCAAGATGTAATTATCCAACTGTAGTAAAGTATATATAGAGCTTGTGATTTATCAATTGGTGCCCCATGTCATCTTCCCTCTTTTAGTAGGTGTTCATTATTACCTACagaatgatatttttaaattgtcTACTTTGAACCATTAATTATTGTTCGGTCCAAATTGAGCCGTGAACTATGCAACTGTCGACCACATTAAACCCAGAAAATTCTAAAACCATTTAACATGAACTCAGACCTAGTATTGAAGAGTGGCTTGCATTTGAGGCATTTCAGAAAGGCAAAATATTCCATATATTTGGGAAACACTATAACTTGATAGTCTGCACAAATTCGTCCAAAAAAATGACTATTTATGTCATGTGAAGCAATCAGGAGAATTTCATTATCTATTGTGTTTAGTTGTGTGTTTACATGGAACACAAATGATCATACTAGTTGCTTGATTTTTCATGTTTTACGTTTTAGCATTAATTCTATATGCCCTAAATTCCTTTCCACTTTTAGGATCTCTTCTAGTTAATTAGTTGTTTTTTCATGATGATTTAGTGTGCTTTGGTAGTAACTTGTTTCAATCTTTTTTCGTGCACGATAAATCCATATTTTGTAGCACTAGATGGGTGCCTAATGGGAGGCATGACATAGCACATAAATCATCTCTTTTTGATAATTAATTTTGTGCTTAATTTGGTGGTTTTGGAGGTTCACCAGAGCTATTTACCTCAGGTTTTCCAGTTATTATTTGTCCGGTTATTATTGATGAAAAATACTTTTGGTCAAGTGGCTCAATATTATCTTGCCTCTGTTAGTATGTGCTCAGTATTACCAAACTAATTTGTTTTTTTATAAATTTCCACTTTGAATATAAATTGTCATGTGGTCCAAAACGTCAAATGAACCATGAGCTCTGAACTATCCACAGTAAAAAATAAAAATTCTAAAGCTGTTTAAAATCAACTAAAGCATGGTTATGAAAAGTGGCTTGTGGTTTATCAGTTGCCTCTTTTAGTATGGTGTTGATGATTACGAAAAAGATTTGAATAAACTTCCACTATGAACCATAAACTATTGTGTGGTCCATATTCGAGAACTATATATAACACTATCAACAATAACCCCTGTGATACTAAAAAAAATTAACAGGAACTCAAACCTGATTTGGAACAGTTGATTGTATTTGTGGCCTTCTAAAAAGGGTGGTAGGTTCCATACGTTAAAAAAATGGTATGACACGATAATCTGCAAAAATTCATTAAAAAATTATAAATATTATGTCATCTAAAAAAATCAAGAAAAGTTTTTTATCTTGTGTGTTTCCATGGGAAAAAATCATGTTAGTTGTTTGGTTTTCCAAGTTTCCATATTTAGCATTAATTATGTATATCCTAAATATCTTTGGATTTTTAGGAATATTTTTGGAAGAAGTTACACGTAAGGATTTGCAAGAAAATGAATTAAAAACATGAAACATGACAAATCTAAGAATTGGGAGCATGCATAAAGTCatccaaaaaatatgaaaattcaTATTCTACATACAATAAAAGGAATCTATATCTCTTGTTGTTTCTGCACATGACATAAATGGTCATATTTTTTAGATAAACTACTACTCACAATTCCTAGATCTCGTGGCATTTGTTAAATTTATGAATTGTTTTCACATTTTTCGAATACCCCAAAATGCCAAAATACTATCCAAACAAAGTTATGTTGGAACGGAACAATTTTTAGAAAGTTTAGGGTAATATGTATTGTTTCGTAGTTTAGGTTCAAGTTGGACCTAGCACCATAGTTTGAGTTTCAGGATAAACTTCTTGAACTTTGAAATGCATATCAAAACGGAAATTTGGTGCACTATCAAGGCTAGCTAGCTGGTACTGTATTATTTAAACAAAATATATATTAAGCTGTTTTTGATGATGAGAACATTGCCTAGGTGTTCTTTTTCCTTCTTTTAACAAGTTATCTTGATGTAGCGCCCATTAGCTATTATTCTATATGAATTGCTTGTTATAGTAGCAAGGATATCTTAACTTGCCAGCTGTTGTTACAAGCCGAATTCTCCACATAATTATACATGTAGATATTCTAGTACATATGATTACAATTTGACGTAGGGCACCGACCGAGGCGGGTGGGAGGCGACGGGGGTGACCACCTCCTCGGAGGCCACCAGCAGCAGACGAGTCGGGGAAGCAAGCGCCGGAGGGATCATACGGGCACCAGACCCCGCCTGAGGAGAGGGCGGGTCCGGGGCCGGCGGATCCGGGGTCGGCGCGTCGTCAACCGGGGCTGGGGAGGGAGCCGGGggggaggcgggaggcggcggcgcatcTGCCCCAGGGGGGTCCATCGGGGGGGATCCGGGGGGAGGCACCGACGTCGGCGAAGTCCTCCATGAAGTTCGATCCAAGCACCACCGCGCAGTGTTCCTTAAGCTCGACTTTCACAAGGCCTACGACACGGTCcactggcccttccttcgggaagtattGCTTCGGAAGGGCTTCGACGACCGCTGGGTGACACGGGTTATGCAACTCGTCACCTGCGGCCGGACAGCGGTCAACATTAACGGCAAGATCGGGCCTTACTTCCCCACCTTATGTGGGGTTCGCCAGGGTGACCCGTTCTCCCCGTTCCTCTTTAACATGGTTGTCGATGCCCTTGCGGTCATCCTTGATAAGGCCAAAGCCTGCGGCCATATCCGAGGCGTTGTCCCCCACCTTGTGGACGAAGGAGAGGTCTCCCTCctccaatatgcggacgacaccatTGTCATGGTGGAGGGCTCCGCGTCCGACATCGccaacctgaagttcctcctcctgTGTTTCCAACAGATGTCGGGACTCACCatcaacttcgacaagagcgaAGTGATGGTCCTCGGCTACCCCCCGGACGAAGCTTTGTCCATTGCGGACCGGCTTAACTGCCGCCTGGGCACCTTCCCCACCACCTACTTAGGGGTGCCCATTAGTGACTCCAGACTCACCGTCGCGGATCTTCGCCCGACGGTGACTAGGATGTAGCACAGGGTCGAACCCTGGAGGGGACGCTGGCTGTCGAAGGCTGCCAGGGTGATCCTAATCAACTCCTCGCTGGCTAGCCTTCTCTGGtttctcatgagcttctacagcctgcaTGAGACCCTCCATCAGGAGGTGGCCAGATACCAGTCGAGGTTCTTCTGGGCTGGCGAGGGCGACaagcagaagtaccatatggtgaGCTGGCCCGACATCTGCAAACCCAAAGACCAGGGGGCCTTGGGATCCTGTCCTCCCgacgcatgaacattgccctcctgacCCGATGGCTGTGGCGTATTGCCAATGGGGAGGGAGGCCTCTGGCTCTCCATCATCCGTAATAAGTACCTCCGTGGCCAACCTCTTGCCTTTTGCCAACGTACGGGTGGTTCCCAGTTCTGGCAGTCCGTGATCCAGCTTCTGCCCGTACTACGCATCGGCACATCCATCTCAGTTGGCTCTGGAGCCTCGACCTTGTTTTCGTTCGACCGCTGGCTTGGGGACGCCCCCCTGGCGGCGCGTTTCCCAGAACTTTTTGCCATTGCGGCTGACCCTCGGGTCTCTGTCgagacggcccttattgacttagggcgtctcGCCTTCCGGCGCCCCTTTGGCCCCCTTGAGGTGGCCGCCTGGGACTCCCTCCTCCAAGACATCGCACCTATGCCGATGGACGTGGCGGAGGACCGGGATGTTCTGTCCTGGCGCCTCGAGCCCTCTGGACGTTTCTCCACGAAGTCCCTGTACGGCATCATTGCTCCCTCGACGGCCCCAGAACCTTTTAGCCTAATCTGGGACATACGTCTCCCGCTGAAGATCAGGATCTTcctgtggcaatggatccgtggaCGCCTCCCCTCTGGGGTTGAGGTCCTCAAGCGTAATGGCCCGGGTGATGGGATGTGCCCCATTTGTGGCACGATTgaggatgctaaccacatcttTTTCTCGTGCCACTCTGCCCAGTTCCTTTGGGCCTGCTTCCGCGAAACGGTTGGCGGACAGTGGTGTAATACCAACTTTCCCGACCTGCTTGCCGAGCTTAACGCCTGCCCTGCTCgctaccgccatattagatggTTGTGCATTGGGGTTCTCGCCTGGACGCTTTGGAACATTCGAAATAAGCTTGTTATTCAGAAGGTGCCCCTCCGTCGTGCGACTGACGCAATCTTCAAATTGTGTGGTTACCtacagctttggcggcctcttagCCGCCCCTAGGACCGAGTGGCTCCCCCGATCTTCGCTCGATGGCGCTCCGCGTGGCTcccccgctgccgcctcctccaccTGAGCCTGACTAGACCGCCTGGCGGTTATGTGGTTTGTGGCGTGTGTGTTTTGGGTTTAGGGCTTGTTGTGCTGTGCCCTCAGCATTGACCCTTTCGTGTACTATTTGTTCCTATGGACCTCcgtatgtgtgtgcgtgtgtgtgtgttggacCTTGTTGGATGCTTGTTGTGCGGttggctttataatataaagcagggcgaaagcctttttcggtaatataTGGATAGTTCCACAATGACACATGGCTTATGCATGTCTTGTCTCAAGAATAAAGTTATGTTGAATAATGTGAATGAGAGTTAATACATAGTTCAAAACATATTAATGGTTAGATAATTTGGCTAAATCTTCATGAATTAATTATCATTAATAGTTATGTAGGATTAGTATATGTGGTGGAAGGATATATATTTGACCTTAGGCCATTTCTTTACACCATTTTACGGAGACAATATTCAGTGATGACACCAGTTTAAAGAAATAAATGATTCGCTAGTTTTTTCTTATCGTGGATATTAGTTGAGCAAAATTTTTTTAAATGTGCTATGGTATACATATATAGTTGAGACCTGGTCTCTAAAAAAATAATACTTTCTgactttattctatttattttgGCAGATAACTCACATTTTGTCTCCATATTAGTCAGGAATGGACACGTTGTGGGATATGAAGAATTGATATTCCATGAAACAGTGTTTGACAGATTCCTAAAAATAATTCGATACCGGGTGAGTGTAGTAGTTATCCTACCCTTCTCCCGTCGCTAGGTAATTGCATGTACTAGTAAAGAAAGCTGTTATTCCCCTTAATCATGTAATGCTTGATGAGGTTGTCATGAGCACACAAATGTTGACAAATGCAAAGCATCCCTAAATATTTCTAACACAAGAATTGATGCCTTGGTGACTCCACCACCAAGGAGAAGCGCGTAGAACTGTTACTTACTATACTAAAGCGATCGAATCTTGAGGCCTGAATTTTCCTAGCTAGTTTAGTTTAGTCCATAGTACGTAGTGCTTCTCATGTGTGCATGCAAATAAGTATACCTTCTTGCTCAAGGTTAAACAAGTGTTAGTCAAGAAGCAAATTTGCATTGCAACTCTCCTTGCGGCTTTATATATATGATTAATAATGGTGGTGTACATACGTATGCAGAAAACTGAAGCTGTTCAA
This DNA window, taken from Triticum aestivum cultivar Chinese Spring chromosome 1D, IWGSC CS RefSeq v2.1, whole genome shotgun sequence, encodes the following:
- the LOC123163693 gene encoding zinc finger protein ZAT12-like; the protein is MTKRFAFEEKEMARMLLLVSREQAMPMPMPVAVHGDRAPERVFVCKTCDRVFPSFQALGGHRASHKKPRLDDGGDLKPKLHGCSVCGLEFAIGQALGGHMRRHRAMAVGGGGGGGVMAMTPPTAVIKKHSESGDDAVVGMKRGLWFDLNHPPCDEYGAGSESDDECGHDAAAAGYTFHQFLDTGTMAVGCV